A stretch of Tigriopus californicus strain San Diego chromosome 11, Tcal_SD_v2.1, whole genome shotgun sequence DNA encodes these proteins:
- the LOC131891124 gene encoding RNA polymerase II transcriptional coactivator-like has translation MPKPGKKRSKLDESSDSDSGPEDRTPVKSRKSDASSGSTAKTAPAKAGGAGAGRSGGGGNPAVEGQEPTWELGKMKKVKVREWRNQVFIDIREWYVDRSTMEEKPGKKGISLSAEQYQKFKTIIEEIDAALP, from the exons ATGCCCAAACCCGGGAAAAAGCGCTCCAAGTTAGATGAGTCCTCGGACTCTGACTCTGGGCCCGAAGACCGCACCCCCGTCAAGTCCCGGAAATCCGACGCATCCTCGGGTTCGACGGCTAAAACCGCGCCAGCTAAAGCGGGTGGGGCGGGAGCGGGCCGCAGTGGCGGTGGTGGCAACCCCGCCGTCGAAGGTCAAGAACCTACTTGGGAGCTAGGCAAGATGAAGAAAGTCAAG GTTCGTGAGTGGCGCAATCAAGTGTTCATTGACATCCGGGAATGGTACGTGGATCGCAGCACGATGGAGGAAAAACCCGGCAAGAAGGGTATCTCGCTGTCAGCTGAACAGTACCAAAAATTTAAAACCATCATAGAGGAGATTGATGCTGCCCTGCCTTAA
- the LOC131891158 gene encoding F-box/WD repeat-containing protein 7-like: MRWPTPGTSSGLPSSGLSASITTSSIPSGAASPAPKGRQTLTAMTPGDAWGPVGSSPRSEVRRRMALMTQWMSEFTPTDQLTAFQAMQPHLGVPVYHWLASRLPQHDLHAYCPPDCQDVLRLLPEHLVLAIVSYLSPCDLARASQVCSFWRDTLASAWIWRRLAGQPQWRLSPPEHAAQLARHRAINASDPLPWKQIFRERFKLRRCWLLGQCHVRTFEGHTGGVSCIQFDSSRIVSGSHDKTIRVWNIKTNSPWSVMTLTGHSGEVRCLHLEGNRVASGSTDHTIKVWDLDIQSAWSSIACKVTMVGHQDTVRCIQMSNAKQRVISGSYDATLKVWCLKTGTCLSTLSGHESRVLCLHWEGPLLLTGSSDKTLKMWDLDRLCCIGTLAGHSDGVTSISVEGNKIVSGSLDRTIKVWNLATRKCLSTLDWMSSEGHTGVIRCLQADSWRIVSASDDKTLKVWNLESRERLVTLKSHTDGVTCLRFNDFVIVSGSYDKTVKLWDFTVC, encoded by the exons ATGCGATGGCCAACGCCGGGCACGTCCTCCGGCCTACCCTCGTCAGGCCTGTCCGCCTCCATCACCACCTCGTCCATCCCCTCAGGCGCTGCTTCGCCGGCCCCCAAAGGCCGACAAACTTTAACGGCCATGACCCCCGGCGACGCCTGGGGCCCGGTGGGTTCGAGTCCTCGCTCAGAAGTGCGCCGGCGAATGGCCTTGATGACCCAATGGATGAGTGAATTCACACCCACCGATCAATTGACCGCCTTCCAAGCCATGCAG CCTCATTTGGGTGTGCCCGTATACCATTGGTTAGCCTCGCGGTTGCCACAGCACGACCTGCACGCCTATTGCCCGCCTGATTGTCAGGACGTGCTTCGTCTGTTGCCCGAGCACCTCGTCCTGGCCATCGTGAGCTATCTCAGCCCGTGCGATCTGGCTCGCGCCTCCCAAGTGTGCTCTTTTTGGCGGGACACCTTGGCCTCAGCCTGGATCTGGCGACGCTTAGCCGGTCAGCCGCAATGGCGTTTGAGCCCGCCTGAGCACGCGGCCCAGCTTGCCCGTCATCGGGCAATAAACGCGAGTGATCCGCTCCCGTGGAAGCAGATCTTTCGGGAGCGCTTCAAATTGCGGCGGTGTTGGTTGCTTGGTCAATGCCATGTTCGCACCTTCGAGGGTCACACGGGTGGAGTGAGTTGTATCCAGTTTGATAGTAGTCGCATCGTGAGCGGCTCGCACGACAAAACCATCCGCGTGTGGAATATCAAAACCAATAGCCCCTGGTCCGTGATGACCCTCACCGGACACTCGGGCGAGGTTCGATGTTTACATCTGGAAGGCAATCGCGTG GCCAGCGGGAGCACGGACCACACCATCAAAGTATGGGACTTGGACATTCAATCTGCGTGGTCCTCGATTGCTTGTAAGGTGACTATGGTCGGCCATCAAGACACCGTGCGATGCATCCAGATGTCCAATGCCAAACAGCGCGTCATCAGCGGCTCATACGATGCCACTCTCAAAGTGTGGTGTCTCAAAACGGGTACTTGCTTGAGCACGCTCTCAGGTCACGAAAGCCGTGTGCTGTGTCTGCATTGGGAGGGTCCCCTATTGCTCACCGGCTCATCAGACAAGACGCTCAAG ATGTGGGACCTAGACCGTTTGTGTTGCATTGGCACCTTAGCCGGCCACAGCGACGGAGTGACCTCCATTTCAGTCGAAGGCAATAAAATTGTCTCGGGATCTCTCGATCGGACAATCAAGGTGTGGAACCTGGCCACCAGGAAATGTCTCTCTACCCTAGATTGGATGTCCTCGGAAGGTCATACAG GTGTGATAAGATGTCTGCAAGCGGATTCGTGGCGAATAGTTTCAGCATCGGACGATAAAACGCTCAAGGTGTGGAACTTGGAGTCCCGGGAACGTCTTGTTACGCTCAAATCCCATACAGATGGGGTGACCTGCCTCCGCTTCAACGATTTTGTCATTGTCTCGGGTAGTTACGATAAAACTGTCAAACTATGGGATTTCACTGTCTGTTAA